One stretch of Salmo trutta chromosome 7, fSalTru1.1, whole genome shotgun sequence DNA includes these proteins:
- the ppp1r3ab gene encoding uncharacterized protein ppp1r3ab isoform X2: MESAAAEPRPTGVSSLLGVPGLITWDGDEAIDAEVIGGIRPRSSPLPRRRSSNDLKDCELELTPSSSRRVSFADALGQNLVNVKEFDSWDITIPLNFDALEGEKEVEEYYLSSLYTPPPSEEAMVLRVQEQKLELESIELLHGTTILRGVVRVLNVSFDKMVYIRTSLDAWATHFDLLAEYIPGSSNGDTDCFSFKLTLVPPFGEKGARVDFCLRHEFPCDENWSSTSDESSDVNKHGGEMTSVNISESQSGALQDDHQKLLIESSQNSSQRNRRKAARLVKVQDYFIQREDETQEKEKGTVEPSQIHRESTFPQEPPSNGPEVQPLPPQHRKKFRLQATSDSLATCNKLSPGLRDSTSCEESVKPENIDSMVSSAPSELGEEHASPIPSNKSDLTDQPAALSQNGDTSVSKLEESTLMQMEPEKGRSAINTEGTQSSTDNTVRLENSTAGSVPGSQTNSFTFGNVVAPLYCQVFGRVANESQCSTDIGNRTRGTLHGRDSTACTVQSYVETHSCVSADTQRTPEEKPVDQQQYLESNQGHFISGLSAEKKPELEPLSEETVGFPRAHTALHTAAALRAQIPNEDSGLQGPEENILPPQSQIHQDSKFSQTQTPLPNTTLSQTPPDTTLSQTPPDTTLSQTPPDTTLSQTQTLIDTTQGSLLQSQTVMGSKHVSAEMTMQGASGGYERPDESEEMENPSSANIDEWSTGTFTELVGTDIAMLEPVYADLKVFTSTTKVEEKIPTEHQNIAVTCTDTLEEETSGTMLKEDPIVIKEWTSLEKLMRKQTDQVKGELSFEVSNTFCNEENRHSIDSKDYSEEEGEMTNYVRDDYDEDTDKVPMSKEDDIHKEDDLVIMKNEEDLVPTENEKGASDGQPLLKRNIIEKDWEGIVEEEEEDMMGEYVEEGEWEEEKVVVREVEVKMRAGEKELEEVGEVEETEEEVGKEVTKEELAVEEMDKDKEEIMLWEKIQVRVEEEEELVKGEEEIEKEMKDEMVVEEDLEELEEGDVKWIEWEEEEIVEEEKEEEAEKDKVDVELLDDQNELVDELIKPMGNTCKGKGGESTNVNVAEKSGPEENTLKTDEVSNICYNDVTPDTNPLGGEEMDSIKGDGESYIQTDEPASEKEGEGGAEADNASTESLSDDEMELYLHSLRAAQKQRNKDLSLGKRPSISRRGSRLSMPSISESVDEASNQEDQPDTVSAEHQSTSTVPVVEGGQDSTRSNVMWWRETFSWHNLSKALLYTVLFVVFFFAAYHYDFLACFSLYLLSVIWLVCQGEKQPMKGNNRI, encoded by the exons ATGGAGTCTGCTGCGGCTGAACCAAGACCCACTGGGGTCAGCAGCCTCTTGGGTGTCCCAGGGCTCATCACCTGGGACGGGGACGAGGCGATTGACGCGGAGGTGATCGGCGGCATCAGGCCCAGGTCCTCCCCTCTTCCACGGAGAAGAAGCTCCAATGACTTAAAGGACTGTGAGCTCGAGCTGACGCCGTCAAGCTCCAGGAGGGTGTCCTTTGCGGACGCCCTCGGCCAAAACCTGGTGAACGTGAAAGAGTTTGACTCGTGGGACATAACCATTCCGCTGAATTTCGACGCccttgagggagagaaagaggtagaggaaTATTACTTGTCCTCCTTATACACTCCTCCACCGTCCGAAGAAGCCATGGTCCTGAGAGTTCAGGAGCAGAAGCTAGAATTGGAGAGCATTGAGTTACTCCACGGGACTACGATACTGCGGGGCGTGGTCCGTGTTCTCAATGTCTCATTTGATAAGATGGTGTACATCCGCACCTCTCTGGATGCCTGGGCCACGCACTTTGACCTGCTGGCAGAGTACATACCAGGGTCCAGCAATGGAGACACTGACTGCTTCTCCTTCAAGCTCACCCTGGTGCCCCCCTTTGGGGAAAAGGGGGCCAGAGTGGACTTCTGTCTCCG TCATGAATTTCCCTGTGACGAAAACTGGTCATCAACCAGTGATGAATCGTCAG ATGtaaacaaacatggaggagagatgactagtgTGAACATCTCTGAGTCTCAGTCAGGAGCACTCCAAGATGATCATCAGAAATTACTG ATCGAGAGCAGCCAGAACTCTAGCCAGAGAAACCGACGAAAGGCAGCACGATTGGTGAAGGTGCAGGACTACTTCAtccagagagaggatgagacccaagagaaagagaagggaacaGTGGAACCATCACAGATCCACCGGGAAAGCACATTCCCACAGGAACCCCCTTCAAATGGGCCTGAGGTACAACCACTGCCACCACAGCACAGGAAAAAGTTTCGGCTGCAGGCGACTTCAGATTCTCTGGCTACGTGCAACAAATTGTCTCCTGGTCTCAGGGACAGCACGTCTTGTGAGGAGTCAGTGAAACCTGAGAACATAGACTCAATGGTCAGCTCAGCCCCATCCGAGCTGGGAGAGGAACATGCCTCACCGATCCCCAGCAACAAGTCAGATTTAACTGATCAACCCGCTGCACTGAGCCAAAATGGTGATACGTCTGTTTCCAAATTGGAGGAAAGTACTCTGATGCAGATGGAACCGGAGAAGGGTAGATCTGCCATCAACACAGAAGGAACACAGAGCTCAACCGATAACACTGTAAGGTTGGAAAACAGCACAGCAGGCTCAGTCCCAGGCAGCCAGACCAATAGCTTTACGTTTGGAAATGTTGTGGCCCCACTATACTGTCAGGTATTTGGTAGAGTGGCGAATGAGAGCCAGTGCTCAACCGATATTGGTAATCGAACAAGGGGGACATTGCATGGAAGGGATTCAACAGCCTGTACAGTCCAGAGTTACGTAGAAACTCACTCCTGTGTTTCAGCTGATACCCAGAGGACACCTGAAGAAAAGCCTGTAGATCAACAGCAATATCTTGAATCAAACCAAGGACATTTCATCTCTGGATTAAGTGCAGAAAAAAAGCCTGAACTTGAACCTCTGTCAGAAGAGACAGTAGGTTTTCCCAGGGCTCACACTGCCCTGcacactgctgctgctctcaGGGCACAAATCCCCAATGAGGACTCAGGCCTCCAGGGGCCTGAAGAGAACATTCTGCCTCCCCAGTCCCAGATCCACCAGGACAGCAAGTTTTCCCAGACACAAACCCCATTACCAAACACAACACTTTCACAAACTCCTCCAGACACAACACTTTCACAAACTCCTCCAGACACAACACTTTCACAAACTCCTCCAGACACAACACTTTCACAAACACAAACCTTGATAGACACAACACAAGGCAGTCTTTTACAGTCACAAACTGTAATGGGGTCAAAACATGTCTCTGCTGAAATGACTATGCAGGGGGCCAGTGGTGGATATGAGAGACCTGATGAGTCAGAGGAAATGGAGAACCCTTCCTCAGCCAACATTGATGAATGGTCAACAGGCACATTCACAGAATTAGTAGGCACAGATATAGCCATGCTAGAGCCTGTGTATGCTGACCTAAAAGTTTTCACTTCAACAACAAAGGTGGAGGAAAAGATCCCCACTGAGCACCAAAACATAGCTGTGACCTGTACAGACACACTGGAGGAAGAAACCAGTGGGACAATGTTAAAAGAGGATCCCATTGTCATTAAGGAATGGACATCATTGGAGAAGTTGATGAGAAAACAAACAGATCAAGTGAAGGGTGAACTATCATTTGAAGTGTCAAACACCTTTTGTAATGAAGAAAACAGGCATTCTATTGACAGTAAGGATTATAGTGAGGAAGAAGGCGAGATGACAAACTATGTGAGGGATGATTATGATGAAGATACTGACAAGGTCCCAATGTCCAAAGAAGACGATATTCATAAGGAAGATGACCTGGTAATTATGAAAAATGAGGAGGATTTAGTTCCTACAGAGAACGAGAAAGGTGCAAGTGATGGCCAACCATTGCTAAAGAGGAATATAATAGAAAAAGACTGGGAGGGGATtgtggaagaggaagaagaggacatGATGGGGGAATATGTGGAGGAGGGCGAATGGGAAGAAGAGAAAGTAGTTGTACGAGAGGTAGAAGTGAAGATGAGGGCTGGGGAAAAGGAATTGGAGGAGGTAGGGGAGGTGGAGGAAACAGAGGAGGAAGTGGGGAAGGAGGTGACCAAGGAGGAGTTGGCGGTAGAAGAGATGGATAAGGACAAAGAAGAAATTATGTTATGGGAAAAAATACAAGTaagggtggaggaagaggaagagctggtgaaaggagaggaggaaataGAGAAAGAAATGAAAGACGAGATGGTTGTTGAAGAAGACCTGGAGGAATTAGAGGAGGGGGATGTGAAATGGATAgagtgggaggaagaggagattgtagaggaagagaaggaggaggaagccGAGAAAGACAAAGTAGATGTAGAATTACTAGATGATCAAAATGAATTGGTGGATGAGTTAATCAAGCCAATGGGCAATACTTGTAAGGGTAAGGGGGGTGAGAGCACAAATGTAAATGTTGCAGAAAAATCAGGCCCAGAAGAAAATACATTAAAGACGGATGAAGTGTCAAATATTTGCTACAATGACGTAACGCCGGACACCAATCCTCTTGGAGGAGAGGAAATGGATTCCATCAAAGGAGACGGGGAATCCTACATTCAAACAGATGAACCTGCCAGTGAGAAAGAGGGTGAAGGGGGGGCTGAGGCAGACAACGCGTCCACAGAGTCCCTGTCAGATGATGAGATGGAGCTGTACTTGCACAGTCTGAGGGCTGCACAAAAGCAACGAAACAAGGACTTGAGTCTTGGGAAACGGCCCTCGATAAGTAGAAGAGGCAGCAGGCTGTCCATGCCATCCATCAGTGAGTCTGTGGATGAGGCAAGCAACCAGGAAGATCAGCCAGACACAGTGTCTGCGGAGCATCAATCTACAAGTACAGTGCCCGTTGTGGAGGGAGGGCAGGATAGCACCAGGAGCAATGTCATGTGGTGGAGAGAAACATTTTCTTGGCATAATCTCTCAAAAGCACTGTTATACACTGTCCTGTTTGTGGTGTTTTTTTTTGCTGCTTACCATTATGACTTTCTGGCCTGTTTCAGTCTTTATTTGTTATCTGTGATCTGGCTGGTTTGTCAGGGAGAGAAACAGCCGATGAAAGGAAATAATAGAATATGA
- the ppp1r3ab gene encoding uncharacterized protein ppp1r3ab isoform X1 — protein MESAAAEPRPTGVSSLLGVPGLITWDGDEAIDAEVIGGIRPRSSPLPRRRSSNDLKDCELELTPSSSRRVSFADALGQNLVNVKEFDSWDITIPLNFDALEGEKEVEEYYLSSLYTPPPSEEAMVLRVQEQKLELESIELLHGTTILRGVVRVLNVSFDKMVYIRTSLDAWATHFDLLAEYIPGSSNGDTDCFSFKLTLVPPFGEKGARVDFCLRYETPVGTFWANNSDRNYVMFCHQKVKELKDKAQKYKNGRRKSILKANIHEFPCDENWSSTSDESSDVNKHGGEMTSVNISESQSGALQDDHQKLLIESSQNSSQRNRRKAARLVKVQDYFIQREDETQEKEKGTVEPSQIHRESTFPQEPPSNGPEVQPLPPQHRKKFRLQATSDSLATCNKLSPGLRDSTSCEESVKPENIDSMVSSAPSELGEEHASPIPSNKSDLTDQPAALSQNGDTSVSKLEESTLMQMEPEKGRSAINTEGTQSSTDNTVRLENSTAGSVPGSQTNSFTFGNVVAPLYCQVFGRVANESQCSTDIGNRTRGTLHGRDSTACTVQSYVETHSCVSADTQRTPEEKPVDQQQYLESNQGHFISGLSAEKKPELEPLSEETVGFPRAHTALHTAAALRAQIPNEDSGLQGPEENILPPQSQIHQDSKFSQTQTPLPNTTLSQTPPDTTLSQTPPDTTLSQTPPDTTLSQTQTLIDTTQGSLLQSQTVMGSKHVSAEMTMQGASGGYERPDESEEMENPSSANIDEWSTGTFTELVGTDIAMLEPVYADLKVFTSTTKVEEKIPTEHQNIAVTCTDTLEEETSGTMLKEDPIVIKEWTSLEKLMRKQTDQVKGELSFEVSNTFCNEENRHSIDSKDYSEEEGEMTNYVRDDYDEDTDKVPMSKEDDIHKEDDLVIMKNEEDLVPTENEKGASDGQPLLKRNIIEKDWEGIVEEEEEDMMGEYVEEGEWEEEKVVVREVEVKMRAGEKELEEVGEVEETEEEVGKEVTKEELAVEEMDKDKEEIMLWEKIQVRVEEEEELVKGEEEIEKEMKDEMVVEEDLEELEEGDVKWIEWEEEEIVEEEKEEEAEKDKVDVELLDDQNELVDELIKPMGNTCKGKGGESTNVNVAEKSGPEENTLKTDEVSNICYNDVTPDTNPLGGEEMDSIKGDGESYIQTDEPASEKEGEGGAEADNASTESLSDDEMELYLHSLRAAQKQRNKDLSLGKRPSISRRGSRLSMPSISESVDEASNQEDQPDTVSAEHQSTSTVPVVEGGQDSTRSNVMWWRETFSWHNLSKALLYTVLFVVFFFAAYHYDFLACFSLYLLSVIWLVCQGEKQPMKGNNRI, from the exons ATGGAGTCTGCTGCGGCTGAACCAAGACCCACTGGGGTCAGCAGCCTCTTGGGTGTCCCAGGGCTCATCACCTGGGACGGGGACGAGGCGATTGACGCGGAGGTGATCGGCGGCATCAGGCCCAGGTCCTCCCCTCTTCCACGGAGAAGAAGCTCCAATGACTTAAAGGACTGTGAGCTCGAGCTGACGCCGTCAAGCTCCAGGAGGGTGTCCTTTGCGGACGCCCTCGGCCAAAACCTGGTGAACGTGAAAGAGTTTGACTCGTGGGACATAACCATTCCGCTGAATTTCGACGCccttgagggagagaaagaggtagaggaaTATTACTTGTCCTCCTTATACACTCCTCCACCGTCCGAAGAAGCCATGGTCCTGAGAGTTCAGGAGCAGAAGCTAGAATTGGAGAGCATTGAGTTACTCCACGGGACTACGATACTGCGGGGCGTGGTCCGTGTTCTCAATGTCTCATTTGATAAGATGGTGTACATCCGCACCTCTCTGGATGCCTGGGCCACGCACTTTGACCTGCTGGCAGAGTACATACCAGGGTCCAGCAATGGAGACACTGACTGCTTCTCCTTCAAGCTCACCCTGGTGCCCCCCTTTGGGGAAAAGGGGGCCAGAGTGGACTTCTGTCTCCGGTATGAGACCCCTGTTGGGACTTTCTGGGCCAACAATAGTGACCGGAACTATGTGATGTTTTGTCACCAGAAAGTCAAAGAGCTGAAAGATAAagcacaaaaatacaaaaacggGCGTAGGAAAAGCATCCTGAAAGCCAACAT TCATGAATTTCCCTGTGACGAAAACTGGTCATCAACCAGTGATGAATCGTCAG ATGtaaacaaacatggaggagagatgactagtgTGAACATCTCTGAGTCTCAGTCAGGAGCACTCCAAGATGATCATCAGAAATTACTG ATCGAGAGCAGCCAGAACTCTAGCCAGAGAAACCGACGAAAGGCAGCACGATTGGTGAAGGTGCAGGACTACTTCAtccagagagaggatgagacccaagagaaagagaagggaacaGTGGAACCATCACAGATCCACCGGGAAAGCACATTCCCACAGGAACCCCCTTCAAATGGGCCTGAGGTACAACCACTGCCACCACAGCACAGGAAAAAGTTTCGGCTGCAGGCGACTTCAGATTCTCTGGCTACGTGCAACAAATTGTCTCCTGGTCTCAGGGACAGCACGTCTTGTGAGGAGTCAGTGAAACCTGAGAACATAGACTCAATGGTCAGCTCAGCCCCATCCGAGCTGGGAGAGGAACATGCCTCACCGATCCCCAGCAACAAGTCAGATTTAACTGATCAACCCGCTGCACTGAGCCAAAATGGTGATACGTCTGTTTCCAAATTGGAGGAAAGTACTCTGATGCAGATGGAACCGGAGAAGGGTAGATCTGCCATCAACACAGAAGGAACACAGAGCTCAACCGATAACACTGTAAGGTTGGAAAACAGCACAGCAGGCTCAGTCCCAGGCAGCCAGACCAATAGCTTTACGTTTGGAAATGTTGTGGCCCCACTATACTGTCAGGTATTTGGTAGAGTGGCGAATGAGAGCCAGTGCTCAACCGATATTGGTAATCGAACAAGGGGGACATTGCATGGAAGGGATTCAACAGCCTGTACAGTCCAGAGTTACGTAGAAACTCACTCCTGTGTTTCAGCTGATACCCAGAGGACACCTGAAGAAAAGCCTGTAGATCAACAGCAATATCTTGAATCAAACCAAGGACATTTCATCTCTGGATTAAGTGCAGAAAAAAAGCCTGAACTTGAACCTCTGTCAGAAGAGACAGTAGGTTTTCCCAGGGCTCACACTGCCCTGcacactgctgctgctctcaGGGCACAAATCCCCAATGAGGACTCAGGCCTCCAGGGGCCTGAAGAGAACATTCTGCCTCCCCAGTCCCAGATCCACCAGGACAGCAAGTTTTCCCAGACACAAACCCCATTACCAAACACAACACTTTCACAAACTCCTCCAGACACAACACTTTCACAAACTCCTCCAGACACAACACTTTCACAAACTCCTCCAGACACAACACTTTCACAAACACAAACCTTGATAGACACAACACAAGGCAGTCTTTTACAGTCACAAACTGTAATGGGGTCAAAACATGTCTCTGCTGAAATGACTATGCAGGGGGCCAGTGGTGGATATGAGAGACCTGATGAGTCAGAGGAAATGGAGAACCCTTCCTCAGCCAACATTGATGAATGGTCAACAGGCACATTCACAGAATTAGTAGGCACAGATATAGCCATGCTAGAGCCTGTGTATGCTGACCTAAAAGTTTTCACTTCAACAACAAAGGTGGAGGAAAAGATCCCCACTGAGCACCAAAACATAGCTGTGACCTGTACAGACACACTGGAGGAAGAAACCAGTGGGACAATGTTAAAAGAGGATCCCATTGTCATTAAGGAATGGACATCATTGGAGAAGTTGATGAGAAAACAAACAGATCAAGTGAAGGGTGAACTATCATTTGAAGTGTCAAACACCTTTTGTAATGAAGAAAACAGGCATTCTATTGACAGTAAGGATTATAGTGAGGAAGAAGGCGAGATGACAAACTATGTGAGGGATGATTATGATGAAGATACTGACAAGGTCCCAATGTCCAAAGAAGACGATATTCATAAGGAAGATGACCTGGTAATTATGAAAAATGAGGAGGATTTAGTTCCTACAGAGAACGAGAAAGGTGCAAGTGATGGCCAACCATTGCTAAAGAGGAATATAATAGAAAAAGACTGGGAGGGGATtgtggaagaggaagaagaggacatGATGGGGGAATATGTGGAGGAGGGCGAATGGGAAGAAGAGAAAGTAGTTGTACGAGAGGTAGAAGTGAAGATGAGGGCTGGGGAAAAGGAATTGGAGGAGGTAGGGGAGGTGGAGGAAACAGAGGAGGAAGTGGGGAAGGAGGTGACCAAGGAGGAGTTGGCGGTAGAAGAGATGGATAAGGACAAAGAAGAAATTATGTTATGGGAAAAAATACAAGTaagggtggaggaagaggaagagctggtgaaaggagaggaggaaataGAGAAAGAAATGAAAGACGAGATGGTTGTTGAAGAAGACCTGGAGGAATTAGAGGAGGGGGATGTGAAATGGATAgagtgggaggaagaggagattgtagaggaagagaaggaggaggaagccGAGAAAGACAAAGTAGATGTAGAATTACTAGATGATCAAAATGAATTGGTGGATGAGTTAATCAAGCCAATGGGCAATACTTGTAAGGGTAAGGGGGGTGAGAGCACAAATGTAAATGTTGCAGAAAAATCAGGCCCAGAAGAAAATACATTAAAGACGGATGAAGTGTCAAATATTTGCTACAATGACGTAACGCCGGACACCAATCCTCTTGGAGGAGAGGAAATGGATTCCATCAAAGGAGACGGGGAATCCTACATTCAAACAGATGAACCTGCCAGTGAGAAAGAGGGTGAAGGGGGGGCTGAGGCAGACAACGCGTCCACAGAGTCCCTGTCAGATGATGAGATGGAGCTGTACTTGCACAGTCTGAGGGCTGCACAAAAGCAACGAAACAAGGACTTGAGTCTTGGGAAACGGCCCTCGATAAGTAGAAGAGGCAGCAGGCTGTCCATGCCATCCATCAGTGAGTCTGTGGATGAGGCAAGCAACCAGGAAGATCAGCCAGACACAGTGTCTGCGGAGCATCAATCTACAAGTACAGTGCCCGTTGTGGAGGGAGGGCAGGATAGCACCAGGAGCAATGTCATGTGGTGGAGAGAAACATTTTCTTGGCATAATCTCTCAAAAGCACTGTTATACACTGTCCTGTTTGTGGTGTTTTTTTTTGCTGCTTACCATTATGACTTTCTGGCCTGTTTCAGTCTTTATTTGTTATCTGTGATCTGGCTGGTTTGTCAGGGAGAGAAACAGCCGATGAAAGGAAATAATAGAATATGA